AATATCCATAATGTCACGTCGAAATGCATGCCCCTGCTCATCCATCTCAACGAATTGGTATTTCTTTTGGTCGACGATATGATAAAGCTCGCGCGGGGCGATAAATAGCATATCTTCACTTCTAATAGCTTGCAGGATCGGTATGGCGTGCTGGCTACGAAATGCTGGCTTAACATTCAAATTTACATACTTTCTTACCAGTTCCATTTGTTCATTAAACCCTGGCACTACCATACCGGCCCAGCGGTAGTTATCCAGCTCTTCAATGGGAATCGTCCTGTGCTCCTCAATGAGCCCGCGGCGGCAGATAAAACCAAATTGGCTCTTGGCAATATTCTTCTGGTAGATAGTTTTTGGTGTCGTTAAAGGCTGGTAAGTGATCGCCAAATCGCAACGGTCATCTTGAAGTTGGCTTATGGTGCTGGAACCAAAGCTATATAACTCAAGTTCAACTTTTGGGCAATAACGATTAAATAAGTGGTATATCTCAGTTCCATAACTCTCAATCAAGAAACCGTTAAGTGCTATTCGGAACCGGCCTTCCATTTCAGCAGGGTTAAATTGCTTGCTTTCTAATGCTTTCTCAAGTTGTGTATAGATCCCTGGCAATACAGCAGCTAGCTCTTCTGCTCGAGGAGTTAATTTAAGTCCCCGATTATGGCGAACAAAAAGCTGATCATCAAACGCTTCACGAAGGCGCCCCAGCGCCCTACTCACTGCCGGTTGGCTGGTATCCAGTTTGTCTGCTGCACGGTGGGTGTTTTTCTCTTCCAACAAGACGAGGAGAACCTTTAGCAGATTCAGATCGAGATGATTAAGGTTCATTGATTTCCCTCTTGAAGCAGATACGATTATGGATGAATGTTTTGCTTATTGGGGATATTAATCTGATAACGGGATAAACTCTAGGCATTCAACTACGCAATGATAATGAATAGCCAGGAAATCTTAGTTTAAGCTAAAACTTTCCGCATAAGTCACAATTGGATGCGTTCATGTCTTTTGGCTTTAGTTGGCACGAGGAACAAGCTTGCGAGAACTTTATCAAACTCTGGCGATAACCATATCGCTTTTCCTTTGCCGATATTTTGTAAGCATGCTCACCTGAAAATTGTGCATGATAGTCATTTCTTATGTCGGATAAAACACGACTTGAAATGGTGTCATTGCTATCAATGAGTGCGGATAATCTTTCTAAAATTGAATTACTTGTGGTCAAAGCTTGGATAGCGTAGTGGTATTGATCATCCGATTGGGTCATCAGGGACCAAATGCAAAGAAATAATTGAGTCAATAATACAATGGATGTGATAATAACCATTGTTGCTATAATGATGAAGCGTTGACTGTTTATGAATACGACCAGCATGATAAGTACCGGAGACGCTATGCCGCATAGGGTTATTATGTAGCGAAGACGTTGTAGTCTGGTTTTTCTTCTTTCAAAGATTTTTATTGCTCCGTAAGTATAAAATCTCATCTCCATTAAATGAACTGGCATACTTACCTCATGACATAATCAACATTCGATAATAAGCATATTATAGTTTTTTAATTATTACTTACTAAATCATATTGATTGAACATAAAGATACTATGCGACTTTTTGTTCATCGCGTTGATACTTTTAAGATGAAAAAGATAATTTACAAAAATCGGTATAAAAAAAGGGAGAATATCGTTTATTCCCCCTTTTCCTATTGATTAGATGTTTGTCACATCAATGAACATAGACTCGTCAATATTCGTAGACGAAACAATGGCTTCACTGAATTGGTACTCTTCTCTATCACCTTCACGATCTAGTGGAAGATTCACAAAGTCAAA
This Photobacterium gaetbulicola Gung47 DNA region includes the following protein-coding sequences:
- a CDS encoding putative Transcriptional regulator, LysR family (COG0583), whose translation is MNLNHLDLNLLKVLLVLLEEKNTHRAADKLDTSQPAVSRALGRLREAFDDQLFVRHNRGLKLTPRAEELAAVLPGIYTQLEKALESKQFNPAEMEGRFRIALNGFLIESYGTEIYHLFNRYCPKVELELYSFGSSTISQLQDDRCDLAITYQPLTTPKTIYQKNIAKSQFGFICRRGLIEEHRTIPIEELDNYRWAGMVVPGFNEQMELVRKYVNLNVKPAFRSQHAIPILQAIRSEDMLFIAPRELYHIVDQKKYQFVEMDEQGHAFRRDIMDIVIAYNQKHWNTEKYRWIEQLLKEIKVTP